GTGTACAAGAGCCTGAGGTGCAGGATATTGGTGGAGTCGTGGGCCTTGACGTGCAGCTGGGCGCCGGAGACGATGTAGGCTGACGGCGAGCCGGCGCTGGCCCAGCGACGGTCGTACTTCACCGGCACTGTGCAGACATGGGCAAACATTCTCCACTGGACCGGCTCATAGTATCGCTCGTCGGAGATCATCTCCGATCCGCGCCATATCGGCTGCTTGGCTGATCTTTCGTTGATGAACGTTGGGTTGTTTGACAAATGTTGCAGGTGGATGCCTAAGCTGATGATAAGATATCGGAAACGAAGGGTCCCAGGTTAGTTTTATGCAGTGTGTTCAGCCAGGATTCAGAGAAAACCATAAGAACAGGACTGGCATAAGTAAGTTCTGCTTACCGGTTATTTTTCTTGCCCTCCAGGTGTAATCTCATCCCGGTGACTGGTAATCTTGGAACAATCACCTGTTTTCCACATGGTTAATGTGAACATTTCTAATTTATGAGATTTCAGATGTTTTCGAAAGTAATGAGCAAGCATATTTTACCTCGCTTGAGCTGACATATAGCTTTGAACCTACAAGGCTGAAGTTCAAGGCCGGACTGGCACCTTGTCGGTTTGAGCAGGGACCAAGTGGTAGGTCACTGAGTACTGGAGCCCACAATCTGTGGTGCTGGAAGTCTAGGAAGTACCTCAAATCTTCTATTGGAGGTTTGTCTGTTATGGGACAGAAGCACGATGATAAACTTTTTAGTGTTTGCAACATAGCATGGATGGATAAAGAAACAAAACTAAGCACAATTAATCATTATAACAAGGCAAATAGGCAATATAGTTCTTGCTGAATTGCTCCTACTTTTGTTGAGGTATATATAGCTTATGATTCATTTCACTGATTGCGCTTTCTTCAACTTTGAAGTTTCTATGCACTTAGCCGATGGATTTGGTTTATGTGTGAGAGAAAGACCTTACTTACATCTAAGATATAGGTTGATGGCATGAGAGAGGAAGCCCACGCCAGTTACTCCCTTGAGAAGGGATGTGATAGGCACAAGCTTGAAGTTTATTGCGTCCGGCATTGTGGGCATAGTGAGCAGCCACTCTGAGTGATCGCTCGCTGCTGCATTCCCTCCCCTCTTGGAGTATATCACCGTCACACCCTGCATCAGTTCAGTCCAAATTTATTAGAAATTCCTGGCCTCTACATCTCCTATCTTCTTACTCGCTGCTGTTAATATGCCAAAATTCTGAACCAAATACCTCTTTGCAGGACACTGGAGTAATCATTCCTTGAAGCCTTTGCTGTGTCACTTTGGCATCAAATACATTGAAGGCCTCAGGGACCTGTTGCCATCCAAGTAATAGGAGTTCCAGCACATTTCAGTTCATGTTCATGATATATCATATTGTGGTGGATGGATGTTGTTGATTCCGATCCCTAATCTAAGTCTGATCTGGACATAAACGACTAACATGCATGATTTGCTAACCTTAAATTTGTGGTCCCTGTTTTTGCGGTTTGAAGGGGGCAGAGTGCATGTCCCAGTGAAGAGCTGGTCACCTAGCCTGTCCAAGTGCTCCTTGATCTCAGATGGGGACAGTGGAGACGAATTGTCCTGCTTCACATACACCACATCCTGGCCACCCAAACCCAGCCCAACAATGATGTGGGTCCCATACTTCTCGATGAAACTGCTCACAATTTTCAGAAAGAGTGAAATTAGTCTTCAATGGATTGTGCGTCCATTGGTTCAGGAAATGGAAACTGCATTCGGGCATGGAAAATCATCTGGCTTGTGTTGTTTTTGTTTAGTCAGTGCCTCAATTGTGACATGTTCAGAGAACTGGTCCAGTAGGTAATGTAAAAGCTTATCTACTTAATGTTTAGGAGAATGAATATACATTTTCTTAAATTTTGATAGAAATATACTTTCTTGTTTGCTTCTTGTTTATAGTCCTACACATTGATGTGACACCTTAGAGTTGATTCATGCTGATGTGCAGACAGGAGAGGAGATATATATACTCCAACTGTTGAGGACCTGGAAGGTTTGAACAAGTCTAAGTCCTGCAGGCAGGTAGCTTAATTTCTATGCACCCTTCAATTTGCCGGCTGCTGCTTCTTGCCTGGTCTGGTCCTTTTTTCCACTATGCATGCATACGATTTTTCACACCGCATGGCAAACGTGTGGTGGACGATTTTGCACTCTTGGAAAGGACAAAGCCATTATTACTTGGTCACAAGAAGAGGTTAAGTCAAGTCAAGCATAGCACTGCACTTGATCACCTCAATTTTTCGCAACTTCACCCCTATTAGACATGGTACATGTAGTGGTACTTGGATTTGTACTGAGTTCATATTAATTGGCCCACCCTCATTTCACTGTAACAATATGACTTTCTTACTTTTAATGCATGTTTTTTTCTGAAAAGTAATGTCAAACCCTTGAATAGGTAACCATGTCATCAGTTTCCGAAGGAAGGAAGAAATCTACGCCCAGGGTGGTAAGGAAATGAGAGAAGAAGACCGAATTGGGTGGTGCTTATGATCGCTAGTCCGTACCTTGCTATGGTTGACGGGTCCCATGCCGCCGGCACGTCACGGACGACGTGGTCGGCAAGGGCGAGCGGGCGGCAGTCGAGGCAGAGGTCGAGGAGGGAGATGAAGTAGCCGTCGAAGGCGAGGCACTTGGTGGCGGAGGCGTCCTCGGCCCAGGAGCCGCACTCCAGGTCGAAGCACGAGTTGAAGAGCCCCGACGGGATCTTCCCCGTCAGCGAATTCCGGTGGTTGAACACCTCAGACATCTGCAGCAGGTCAACATTGCAATGCTCGTCAAGACGAAGTACCCAGTCATGCTGCCCTCGTTATTTTGATCAGAAATTTACGTTTTGACGACTTTGGCCCCGTTTAGTTTcggaaatttttggcttttggctacggtagcactttcgtttttatttggtaaaaattgtctaattatgaactatttatgcttaaaagattcgtttcacgatttctcggctaactgtgtaattaatttttttttcgtctacatttagtactcatGCATGTGccgtgacggggaatcttgaaaattttttgtttttggcttgcatctaaacggggccttttTTCTAAAGAGAAATTGAATGAAAGATGGAAATAAATTACGTCAGTTTcgtgtaataataataatcatggTACCAGGTGCTGTTTTTCTACCTGACATTTTTTTCCTCCAGAATGAAAGAAACTTGACAGCAGAAAGAAGAAATAATGACATGTCATTTTCCACACTTGAGCAAATTTTTTAGTTCATGAATACGCAACATTGATTGAAATTTGACTCATTTGGCACCATCTTTCCCAATTTATTACCAAAAAAAGTTTATCTTCAAATATTCTTAAAAAAACAAAATGAAGGTGCTATCAGATCAACAACAAACCTTGTTGAACTCGAGCACGTCGGACTTGAACCTGATCCGGTCGCCCTTGCCGCACTTGACGTCGGCGGGCACATCGGCGACGACTCCGAAGCCCGGCACGACGAccttctccgccgccgccgccttctcgcCGGTCCTCAGGACCAGGCAGCCCCCCGCATCCTTGCAGTGCTTCAGCCTCAGGTCGCCCGTCATGTCGACGCCCCTGCCGAGGCACCTCACCGCCTTCtccacggccgccgccgccgccgcaccatcGCCTCCAGCCATCCTCCCCCACCCCGTCACCTCTCTGCTCCTAGCCATGTCTTGTTCCGATGATGTGGTTTGTGGTGCAAGAATCCTATTCTATACTAGCCAGGACGGAGCAGTTGCTCAAGATGTCAAACAATCAGGCAAGGTTGGTGATTGGAGTTTGAAACTTGTGGTAGCTGCGAATGAGTAATGAAGAATGAAATTTCCACTTTGGGGGGGTTGGTTTATATAGGG
The nucleotide sequence above comes from Miscanthus floridulus cultivar M001 chromosome 18, ASM1932011v1, whole genome shotgun sequence. Encoded proteins:
- the LOC136521289 gene encoding MACPF domain-containing protein At1g14780-like isoform X2; this translates as MSEVFNHRNSLTGKIPSGLFNSCFDLECGSWAEDASATKCLAFDGYFISLLDLCLDCRPLALADHVVRDVPAAWDPSTIASFIEKYGTHIIVGLGLGGQDVVYVKQDNSSPLSPSEIKEHLDRLGDQLFTGTCTLPPSNRKNRDHKFKVPEAFNVFDAKVTQQRLQGMITPVSCKEGVTVIYSKRGGNAAASDHSEWLLTMPTMPDAINFKLVPITSLLKGVTGVGFLSHAINLYLRYKPPIEDLRYFLDFQHHRLWAPVLSDLPLGPCSNRQGASPALNFSLVGSKLYVSSSEVIVPRLPVTGMRLHLEGKKNNRLGIHLQHLSNNPTFINERSAKQPIWRGSEMISDERYYEPVQWRMFAHVCTVPVKYDRRWASAGSPSAYIVSGAQLHVKAHDSTNILHLRLLYTQLPGHAVVQSKWAHNTARLSGKGSFLSKSFAASLGAGVDKEQQHPARIHIDSAVFAGGPPMPVGTQRLLKFVETSEVTMGPQDSPGYWLVTGAKLDVEKGKISLHVKFSLLAPVS
- the LOC136521289 gene encoding MACPF domain-containing protein At1g14780-like isoform X1 → MARSREVTGWGRMAGGDGAAAAAAVEKAVRCLGRGVDMTGDLRLKHCKDAGGCLVLRTGEKAAAAEKVVVPGFGVVADVPADVKCGKGDRIRFKSDVLEFNKMSEVFNHRNSLTGKIPSGLFNSCFDLECGSWAEDASATKCLAFDGYFISLLDLCLDCRPLALADHVVRDVPAAWDPSTIASFIEKYGTHIIVGLGLGGQDVVYVKQDNSSPLSPSEIKEHLDRLGDQLFTGTCTLPPSNRKNRDHKFKVPEAFNVFDAKVTQQRLQGMITPVSCKEGVTVIYSKRGGNAAASDHSEWLLTMPTMPDAINFKLVPITSLLKGVTGVGFLSHAINLYLRYKPPIEDLRYFLDFQHHRLWAPVLSDLPLGPCSNRQGASPALNFSLVGSKLYVSSSEVIVPRLPVTGMRLHLEGKKNNRLGIHLQHLSNNPTFINERSAKQPIWRGSEMISDERYYEPVQWRMFAHVCTVPVKYDRRWASAGSPSAYIVSGAQLHVKAHDSTNILHLRLLYTQLPGHAVVQSKWAHNTARLSGKGSFLSKSFAASLGAGVDKEQQHPARIHIDSAVFAGGPPMPVGTQRLLKFVETSEVTMGPQDSPGYWLVTGAKLDVEKGKISLHVKFSLLAPVS